The genomic window GTTCTGCTCTTCTCCGGACGTGCCGAACGCGCGGACGGAGACCAGGTAAGCTTGATTGCCGACCAGTCCGTCGATATCGACGGAATATCCTGCGTATCTGCCGCCGCCCCATGATACCACCGCGACAGGGGTGGCGTAGTCGGGCCGGCTGCCGGTACCTAGGTAAACCCGATATCCGAGGGGCCGACGCTGAAGTCGACCATCCTGGGAGTCGGTCCACTCGACCCGGAGCTTTCCACCGGCGACGGCGAAGGCCCTCAGGCCCCGGGGAGGGAGTGGCAGGTCGGTGACGTCTCTTGCCGTTGAGTCCAGGGCCAGGTCCACGACGGCGTCGACATTCTTCTCTTCGAGTCCGGTGATGATGTCCGTGGAGCGGACCGCGAATGTATAGGAGGCGGGAGCATCGAGCGGTGGGCTCGTCCAGGATGTCTTCGAGGTCGTCGCCAGGCACAGGCTATAGTCGACCAAGCCGCCAAGCCCGTCATTCATGTACACGTTATAGACGTTGGTCCTGTCGGACGTTTGGCCCCCCAGGAAGTGGCCGACGCAGGCAGTCCACTGGAGGGCGATGGATATGGCCCCCTTCCCTCCCTCGACGGTTCCGCCCGACGCCACGACCGTCGCCGATCGCCACGCCTGCGTAGTCCCTCCGTCGCGGGTCCCGCCCGACGCCATGACCGTCGCCGACCGCCACGCCTGCGCACGCCCTCCGTCGCGGGTCCCGCCCGAGGCCACGACCGTCGCCGACCGCCACGCCTGCGTAGTCCCTCCGTCGCGGGTCCCGCCCGACGCCACCGCCGTCAACGACCGCCACGCCTGCGTAGTCCCCCCGTCGCGGGTGCCGCCCGACGCCATGACCGTCGCCGACCGCCACGCCTGCGTAGCACCTCCGTCGCGGGTGCCGCCCGACGCCACGACCGTCGCCGATCGCCGCGCCTGCGTAGCACCTCCGTCGCGGGTGCCGCCCGACGCCACCGCCGTCAACGACCGCCACGCCTGCGTAGTCCCCCCGTCGCGGGTGCCGCCCGACGCCACGACCGTCGCCGACCGCCACGCCTGCGCCCGCCCTCCCTCACCGATACCGCCCGAGGCCACGACCGTCGCCGATCGCCACGCCTGCGCCAGTCCCCCCTGACCGATCCCGCCCGAGGCCGCGAGCCCATGAGACAGGGAAGTCGCGGCGGTGCCCCCGATGAAGGAGCCGCCGGATGACGAGTTGGGCTGTGTGAGCGACGCGGGCCGGCCGCCCAACCCCTGAAGGATGAATTGAGGACCGCCCCAGCCCTGGACCATGGGGCCCGTGTTTGGGATGAGGGGGTACCACCCCTGGGTTACCAAGTGATCGTCGGCCAGCCCTTGCGTGAAGATCGATCGCATTAGGACCTCTGCGTCGGGGCCGCGGCGTTATCGAGGGTGAAGCTGCGGACCGCGGTGGTCCCGTCGGCCGCGTAGAGGGTCAGGGTGGTCCCGGAGAGGACCCACTTGCCGAAGCCTTGTGCCCGCGCGGCGTTCAACGAATCGCCGACCGTCTGGGCCGTGTTGCTCGTCGGCACGGCCTGATTGAGGTCGAGTTGCACGCCTCCGGCCGAGCTCGTCGCGATCTTGTTGGCGGGTGTCACCAGGATGGCGGCGGCGCAAGCGGTGGCGACCTCGGCCGCCGTCATCGCGGTGGCCACGTCCGCGAAGGCCGATCCCGTGGTCTGGTCGATCACATTCGTGGGGAGGCCCTGGCTGTAATCCAGCCGGACCTCGCCGGCCGCGTCCGTCGCCAGCTTGTTGGCGGGCGTCACCAGGATCGCGGCGGCGCAGGCGGTGGCGATCGACGTCGCCGAGGAGACGGAGCCCACGGAGCCGGTGACCGACCCGACCGAGCCCGTCGTGCTGAAGGTCTGCGAGGCCGCGAGGGTGACTCCCGCCGCGGCCGTGATGTTCGTCGTGCTCGCCAGCGTCGCCGCCGGGATCGTCACTCCGCCGGAGCACGTGACGGGCTGGGACTTGATCGTCTGGAGATCCGCCCCGACGTAGCCGGATGAGTTGGCGACCGGGAGGCCGCCGACGGTCCCCGGCGAGGCCGCCGGAAGTGCGGAGAGCCCGAGGTTCGTCCCGGCCTGGCCGTCGAAGGCGACGACCTCATAGAGCGTGTCGGAGGGGTCGGCGCCGGTCGCCGTGGCGTGGAGCCAGAGCGGGCCGAGCGTGCCGGAGTCGGTCGCGTTGCCGGCGACCTTGTAGACGCCGTTGCCGACCTCGGAGACCGCCCCGGCCGGGGCCGCGAAGGCGCCGCCGTTCTTTGAGATGGTGACCGTCGGCGAGGCCCCCGCGAGGCCCGTGATGTGGTCGATCGATGAGACCAGCATGAAAGTCAGCGGCCTCGACGAACTCGACTGGGGGATCTGGTACGCTGGCATCTCAGGCGACTCCTCGCGATCCTGCTCGCGTGTAGAGGGTTCGGCGGACTCGTGCCGCGCCGGCATAGTAGGCCGCGAACTCCGGGGCGGGCCACCCGAGGGCCGGGCGATACACGGACCACAAGGCCGCCGTCAGCGACCTTACCTCCGCGTCCGCCAGACAGCGGCCGTACGCCGCCGAATAGGCGATCTGCCCCGCGAACCCGCGTGTGCCGGTCGAGTTATTCCCGAGGTAGACGTAGGTCGGGGCCGAGAGCGTGGCCGTGGGCGGGGACGCCGCAGAGATCGGCGTGCCGTCCACATAGAGTGTCCAGGACACGCCCGATTGCCACGTGAAGATGTAGACGTGCCAGGCCCGGATGTCGGGCGTGGGGAACGTCCCCGTGATGCCATTCACGACGCCCTGGACGCTCGTGAAGCTCGTGTTAACGAGAAGCGTGATCGCCGCGCCCGACGCGTCCATGAGCCGGCCGTAGCTGCCGCCGCCGGTCCCCGTCGCGTTCGCCACGAAGACGAGGCTCGCCGACTTGAGGCCGGCGAGCCACGCCCCCGAGTCCGTGACCACGGCGTTGCCCCCGGCCAGGGCGAGGCCGTGACCGTGGGGCGTGCTCGCCCACGAGTAGCCGGTCCCCGAGATCCCTGCCGTCGTGCCGCCCGCCGCGTCCCAGAGCGCCGAGCCCTGGCCCTCGTTCATGGTCCACGCCCGCAGGAGCCCGGTCGACAGGTGATATCGCGTGTCGATCGGCGTTCCGGCGGGGGGCTTATCTCTCCAGCGCATCGGTCGTGCTCCGGACGGTCAGGCAATCCTGGACGAGGTGACCTGTACGGTGATCGCGTTCGTCGCATCGAGGTTCGTCGCGACGACCTTGTAGACGCCGGTCGGCAATCGGAGCGTCTTCTGATACGTGGAAGACGCGGAGAGGCCGGAGAACGGGTAGGTCGCGGCCGCCACCGTGTCGTACGCGCCGCCCGCGTCCCCCTGGGGGAAGACGTCGAGGCGGCAGCCGTTGGTCGCCGCGACGGAGGAACCGGTCGTCACCCTGAGGGCAATGTCGCCGCCGAAGGCGCCGCCCGTGCTGAGGTCCACGGTCGCGGTCGCCGTCCCGCCCGCGGCGAGCGGGCCGCTGGCGATGACGTTGCCGGCCGTCCCCGCCGTTACGATAGGGCCTGCCATGTCATCCTTCCCGGGGTGTTTCCCCGTCAGCAATCGGAGCGTTGAGGTGTGGTAAGCGACGGCGTTTCAGGTGTGCGCGCGGGTCGTATCACGCGTTCTCGAAGACGGGGATGATGGACAGGGTGTCCCCGCTGGCGAGCGTCCGGGGGGTGGCGAACGCCTCGGCGCAGATCAGCTTGCCGCTGGTCGCGCCCACGATGAAGTAGCCATAGATCGTGTCGCCGGTCGCCCCGCAGACCCACGTCTGGGGGGAGGCCCCGTACTGGCTATGGCCGACCTGAGAGCGGGCGGACCATGCCGGCGATCCGCTCGGGGCCTGGCTCACGGGCGTGTTCCAGGTGCTCGCCCCGATGCTCCGGGTGAGCGTCTTGCGGGCGTAGCTGGTGAACGTCGCCTCCTGGGCGGTATAGGTGGCCGCCGTGTCGGTCTCGGAGGGGGTGATGTTGGCGTGGAAGAGCCCGAGGAGCCAGTTCTCCAGGGTGCCGCCGCCCAGCAGGTCGGTCAGGAGCTGGACATCGCCTTCGCGTGGGACCAAGAGTGCCATGAATCGATGACTCCGTGGTTATCGGACGATCCGGGTGGAGAGCCAGGTCGAGGTCTTTTCGGCCGTGGCGCCGGGGCCCCAGCGGAGTTGCAGCCTGGCCAGGATCTCCCCCAGCTCTTGCTTCGTCTCCGCCAGCTTGAGGGCGAAATCGCCCTGGCTTCCCCGGACCTCGGCCGCGTAGCGGCGGGTGAGCACGGTCAGCACGCAGGCCTGCCGGAGGTCCCGCAGGTCGCGAAGGTCGCCGGGGGTCCTGCCCGGCACGAGAGGGTCGATGGAGAGCCTCTGGTTCAGGTCGAAGCTGGCCTCCTCAATCTGGGGGGCCAGGGTGGTGACCAGGAACTCGACCCCGGAGAGGTCCGCGGCCGGCGACGGCGGTTGTCCCGCGCCGGAGTCGAGCCCCAGTCGCCGGAGGGTCATCGTGTCGCCTGCGACGGCGTCCACCGCGAACAACTCCCCGCTCCCCTTGAACGTCGTGGTCGGCTTGCTCAGGAGGGCGACGTGCCCCGGGCCGACGCCCGCCCCGGAGAGGTTGACCGAGGCCGAGCGGAGCACCCACGGGGAGCTCGCCGCCAGGACGCCGTCGTTGCCCCAGGCGAGCTTCTGCCAGGTTGGGCAAAGGAAGGCGAAGTCGCCGCTGGCGCGCACGGCGAGGTTCTCGTCGGTGGCGTAGACGACCGCCAGGCGATCGGCAGAGGACATCGAATCTCTCCGGAGGGGCGGGGGACGCGGGGGCGGCGGAGCATCGCCGCCGGATGCCATCACGGCCAGGTGCGTGAGGGGACGGCGTGGCCCACGGTCGAGTACTTGTAGGAGACCGTTCCGGGGTTGAGCAGCACCAGCGATGCGGCTTCCCTCGCGGCCTGCGCCCACACGGCGAAGACCGCGGCCCATTGCTGGGCGGCCAGCCGCCCGTCCTTGCGGCCGATGGCCGCGCCCCGCAGGAGCGTGGAGAGGAACGCCGAGTAGTTCTTGAAGGCCTGATCCCCGGAGCTTCCGCGATAGCTGCGGATCTTGTCGGCGACCGAGAGGGCGCCCGTCGTGTTGGCGGGGGTGGGGATGGCCGAGGGGTCGGACCCGGTCGCCGAGGACATCGCGAACGAGGTGGACGTGATGCCGGTGGCGTAGAGCGACAGGGGGCCCGTGGGGTTGTTCGCGGCCGTCGCATAGAGCCAGATCTCGTCCGCCCCGGCCGGCAGGGCGGGGAGGGTCACCGTGGCGACCTGCCCGGCAGCGACCGTGAACGTGGCCGACTGCCCGCCGGCGAGGGACTCGCCGAACGCGTCGCGGAACGTGTAGGCCACCTGGTACGTGCCCGCGGCGAGCGAGCCGCCGGTCCCGCCCACGCTGACGGTGGCCGCCACGGACGGATTGGCGACCGGCCCGTTGGCGGCGATCAGGTTGTCGATCAGGACGGAATAGCCGCCCGATTGGAACTGGGCGAACGTCGTACCCGACGGCTGGATCACCGGGGCGACATACGTATCATTTGGCATGGGTTAGGCCTCGTGGAGTGTTCGCGGGGTGAGCGGTTCGAAGGATCTTCAGCGCTTCCCCGGCCGCCTGGCGGCGCCCGCCACCTCCGGGCCGGCCTTCCCAGGCAGCGGGATTCCGAGCTCGGAGGCGGTCTCCTCGACGGCCGCGTCGATGCCTTCCAGCGCGACGGCCAGGGAGTCCCGGATCGCGAAGACGTGATCCAGCAACTGCCGCCGGCTGCTCCCCTCGAGCCGGGGGAGCTGCCCCAGCGCGTCCTGGACTTGCTTGCAGTGCCAGAGCTCGCCGGCGCGGCCGAGGTGGTGCAGGTCGCGGCCGCGGGCCACGCGCTCGATGAATGGCCGGAGGCCGGGGAAGACGTAAGGCATGACGGGATCTCTGCGGATTGTGGGTCGATCACTCGCGGCGGATGGATGCGACCTCGGGTCGCGGCTGCCGGCGCCGAGGGGGCGGGCCCGCCTCCGTGCGGGCCCGGCTTACGGGGTCGGGGAGGGGCGTCAGGAGGCCGCGAAGGCCGTCACGCCGCTGACGCAGGCGTGGTGCGCCTCGTTGTCCACCTCGACGGCCCCCTCCATGATGATGTCGCCCTCGAACGCGTCGCCGCGGCTGCCCCGGGGCTTGTCGATCATCGCCCGCTTCAGGCGGATTCGCACCTCGGAGTCGCTCAGGCAGATGGCCGTCCCGGGGCGGAGCAGCGGGGCCGGGATGATCGAGATGCCGGAGAGGAACGGCGCCTCGAAGAGGTCGATCGGCGTCCCGAACACGTTCGAGCCGGCGTTCAGCCGCATCGCCGCATGGCCCCAGACCGCCATGCCGGAGAGGAAATCCGTGCTCACCAGGAGCACCGACGGATTGCCGCCGCCGTTGAAGCAGGCCTGGAGGGTGTCGCGGATCAGGTCGCTCGGCTTGTAGGCCGCGGCGTTGGTCGGCGACGCGACGTTGTTGGTCTGCAGCAGGCTGAAGATGCCCTTCATCAGCGGCCGGCTGGTGGACGCGGAGAGGCCGACGCCCTTGCCGTAGTAGCAGGCGCTCTCGAAGTCGTCCATGACGTGCTGGATCGCGAGCATCCGGTCCCTGTCCAGCGGGGTCGCGAAGCCGGTGGCATAGTTGACGTCCGACTGCAGCGAGCCGCCCACCTGGTAGGCGTGCTGCACGGTCTGGCAGTACTGCGTGACCGCCTGGGGGATGCGGCTGACGCTCTGGATGTTCAGCTCGGCGCCCGTGCGGCTGTTGCTGACGAGGTACACCGGCAGGGCGTCGTTGTGGCTGGCGGCGGCGGTGCCGGCGTAGCCGCGGGTGACGGTCAGGACGTTGCCGCTGATGGCCGTCACCAGGATGTACTCGTTCTCGATCTGGACCACGTCGCCGGTGTCGAAGATCGAGCCGTCCGCGACCGTGACCGTCGAGGCGGCGCTCGCCAGCGTCCCGCCGTTGTTCATGGGGTTCGACCGCGGCCGGTAGTTGTCGTTGGTGATCAGGAACTGGGGCGCGCCGGTGGGCAGCTTCGGCAGACGCGAGACCAGGGGCGTGCGGTTCACGAACCAGTTGATCGCGACGCCGAAGACGTCGTTGGGGATCACGCCGGCGTTGAACGCGGAGAAGGGAGTCAGCGGTCCACCTTCATAGAGAGGCATGAAGAACTCCTTGAGTGTAATTAGGATTCGGGCCGGCGGTCATCCCGGCACGGGCGGCCGGGGCCGTGCTCGGGCAGGGTCGGGGATGGACGATCGGGGGCCTCGCGGCCCGGCGCTCAGCCGCGGGGCCGCAATCCGAACGACTGGTACTGGTTCTGCCGGCTCCGCCAGTCGGCGACGATCGCGTCCAGCGACCCGGGCTGCGAGGACTGCGGGTTCGCGGGCGGGCGGGTCCCGTCGGTGCCGGCCCCGCCGCGTGAGGACGGCGCGAAGAAGATCGCGAACTGGGGGGAATCCAGGCGGTCGCGGAGGGCCTCGGAGGCGGACCGGCCGGTCGCCCGCTCGCGGACGACGAGCGCCCCGGACGCGTCCCGGGCGGTCTCGAAGTCGTCCTGGAGGAGGCGACGGACCATCAGCGCCGTGGCGGCCCTCTGCTCGGCGGTCTCGCCGAGGAACGAGCGGCCCTCGAAGGACTCGGCGATCACGGCGGCCTTGCGCTCGGCGTGGACCTGCTGCTCGAGCTGCGAGTAGCGAGCGGTGGCCTCGGCGTGCTTCTGCTCCCAGCTCTTGCGCTGCTGGGTCAGGGCTTCCTCGACCTGGCCCTTCTCGGCCAGGGCCCGCAGCCGCTCCGCCTCCTTGGCCTCGATGGCCGCCTGCTGCGCCTTGCGGACCTCGTCGAGCTGCTGCTCGAGCGTCCGGAGCCGCTGGTATTCCTCCACGCTCAGGTGGATCGACGGCGGCGCCGCCTGCGGGCCGGCGGCCGGGCTCGGATTCGGTGCGCTAAACGATGGCTCGCTCACGGTTCGGCTCCGATGCGGTGTTCCGCGACGGCCGCGGGGCCGCCGAGGGGATCAGCGTGGACGGGATGGCTTCAGGCCTCGCGGCGGGGCCCGGCCCCGACCCGCGGGCGGGACGGGGCCGGGCCGGGATTCGCCCCGTCGGCGGCCTCTTCCGCGGGGCCGTCCGACGCGCGGGCCTCGAGGTAGGCCGCGATCTCGGCGTCGAAGCCCGCGTAGTCCGCGTCCTCGAGGCCGGGGAGCATGAGGCGGACGAGCTTCCGCAGCAGCTCGGACTCGGTCGCCGGCGCGTTCCCGGCGTCCGCCACGATGCCCTGGAACTGGGCGATCGCCCGGGCGAGCTCCTCGGCCGTGAAGAGGTCGAACTGGGTCGGGTAGTTCACCCGCACCGCCGCCGCGTCGCCGCGGGGCCTGCCGTCATCCAGCACCAGGAGCGCCAGCTCGGCGACCTGCCTCTCGGCCCGGCCCAGCATCGAGGCGATCTTGCCCAGCAGGTCGTTCCCGGCGGCCTGATCCAGGCGCTTGGAGATCCCGCTCTGGCCCACCGTCGAGCCCGAGGTGCCGGCGCCGCCGGCGGGCTTCATGAGCAGCGCCGCGCGATCCGCGGCGTCGCGCAGGTCCGCCTTGTTGAGGCGGATCGACTCCGCGCCCTCCTTCGGGAAGGGGACGACGTCGAAGCCCTCGTAGGTCGCGCCGGAACCGCCGGTGTTCTTCTTCTTGGGCAGCAGCCAGTTGGGCCCGATCGGCACCGTGCCGTCCGCCTGGACATAGTCCTCGGGCCCCTGGAGCAGCGGATGAGCCTGGGTCGTGTCCGACAGGATCAGCTCGCTGTCCCGGTTGTAGAATTCCCTCTGGATCTCCGCGATGGATTCGTACCTGGGCAGGCCGATGTTCCGGCTTCGCGGGCGGCGGCGGTCGAAGACACGGATAATCGGGACGCGGCCGTAGGGATGCGGCGTGGGGCCGCGGACGAGCTCGCCGGATTCGCCGTAGATCGCCCAGCTGCGAGCGTCCCAGAACCGCCACCGGACCTCGCCGCCGTCGGCGACCTCCCGGACGAGGCATTCGGCGTAGCCGCCGAGCCGGTCGAGCGACCACCAGACGAGGTTCTCCGGCAGGATGTAGGACGCGACGCAGGAGTCCAGGCCCAGCCGGACCTCGTCCGCCCTGCTCCGCACCTCCTCGCCGTCGGGCACCGCCGGATGGTCGACGATGATGTCGAGCTGGCCGAGGACCAGCAGCAGCGGCGCGATGGTGCCGGCCATCCAGTCGTCGATGGTGCCCCCCCGGCCGTCCACGTTCCGCCACCAGGCCACCAGACGCTCGGGCCCTTCGCGGTGCACCTCGCGGCCGTAGATGCGCGCCAGGTGCGCCTCGGCGGCCTCGGCCACGAAGGTGGGCACCGGGGTCCTGGCGCGACGCAGCTCGTAGTCGTCGTCCGTGGCCTGGGCGGCCTGGTCGGTACCCGGCGGCCTCCCGGCCTGCGGGGCGGCCGCCTCGAAGGATGAGGGGTACTCCCGCTTGTGCCGGATCAGGTTGCGGATGGGCATCCCCTGGGGATCGAACCCGTAGACGGCCATGCGGTACGCCTCGCCCCCCTCCCACGAGTCGAGCAGCCAGCGCCAGCGGAGCTGATGCATGAGCCATTCCGGGTGCGGGCGATCGACGATCCTGCCGTCGGGGAGCTTGAGGCGGGGCATCCCCGCCGGCCCGTTCATGC from Aquisphaera giovannonii includes these protein-coding regions:
- a CDS encoding LamG domain-containing protein translates to MRWRDKPPAGTPIDTRYHLSTGLLRAWTMNEGQGSALWDAAGGTTAGISGTGYSWASTPHGHGLALAGGNAVVTDSGAWLAGLKSASLVFVANATGTGGGSYGRLMDASGAAITLLVNTSFTSVQGVVNGITGTFPTPDIRAWHVYIFTWQSGVSWTLYVDGTPISAASPPTATLSAPTYVYLGNNSTGTRGFAGQIAYSAAYGRCLADAEVRSLTAALWSVYRPALGWPAPEFAAYYAGAARVRRTLYTRAGSRGVA
- a CDS encoding SU10 major capsid protein, whose translation is MPLYEGGPLTPFSAFNAGVIPNDVFGVAINWFVNRTPLVSRLPKLPTGAPQFLITNDNYRPRSNPMNNGGTLASAASTVTVADGSIFDTGDVVQIENEYILVTAISGNVLTVTRGYAGTAAASHNDALPVYLVSNSRTGAELNIQSVSRIPQAVTQYCQTVQHAYQVGGSLQSDVNYATGFATPLDRDRMLAIQHVMDDFESACYYGKGVGLSASTSRPLMKGIFSLLQTNNVASPTNAAAYKPSDLIRDTLQACFNGGGNPSVLLVSTDFLSGMAVWGHAAMRLNAGSNVFGTPIDLFEAPFLSGISIIPAPLLRPGTAICLSDSEVRIRLKRAMIDKPRGSRGDAFEGDIIMEGAVEVDNEAHHACVSGVTAFAAS
- a CDS encoding fibronectin type III domain-containing protein, translated to MYMNDGLGGLVDYSLCLATTSKTSWTSPPLDAPASYTFAVRSTDIITGLEEKNVDAVVDLALDSTARDVTDLPLPPRGLRAFAVAGGKLRVEWTDSQDGRLQRRPLGYRVYLGTGSRPDYATPVAVVSWGGGRYAGYSVDIDGLVGNQAYLVSVRAFGTSGEEQNTTVVTTLMDVEPPDEVDSLVVSVINRKA